From a region of the Triticum aestivum cultivar Chinese Spring chromosome 7D, IWGSC CS RefSeq v2.1, whole genome shotgun sequence genome:
- the LOC123165381 gene encoding 20 kDa chaperonin, chloroplastic-like, translating to MKPLNDRVPIKVAEASDKTEAGVILTETTKEKPSIGTVVAVGPGSLDEEGKRHPLLVSAGSTVLYSKYAGSGMKGADGTNYIVLRVSDLMAELS from the exons ATGAAGCCTCTGAATGACCGGGTTCCCATCAAG GTTGCTGAGGCTTCAGATAAGACTGAAGCTGGTGTTATCCTCACCGAGACAACCAAGGAGAAGCCATCAATTGGAAC GGTCGTAGCTGTTGGTCCGGGCTCTCTAGACGAGGAAGGCAAGAGGCATCCATTGTTGGTGTCAGCAGGTAGCACCGTGCTGTACTCCAAGTACGCAGGCAGCGGGATGAAGGGAGCTGATGGCACGAACTACATTGTGTTGAGAGTGTCAGATTTGATGGCTGAGCTCTCTTAA